One window from the genome of Grus americana isolate bGruAme1 chromosome 2, bGruAme1.mat, whole genome shotgun sequence encodes:
- the BHLHE22 gene encoding class E basic helix-loop-helix protein 22 produces MERALGLPAEEDLFHKSLAASAKRMESAFRSPPGLDLSHPRDRQPSPLACYEAAEPEALLQPGVGGDPLALPPGSVCVKYGESASRSSVAESSGGEQSPDDDSDGRCELVLRGAGGDPRVASPAAGGGGGGGGGGLKAAEGGCSNSHGHGGSKKSKEQKALRLNINARERRRMHDLNDALDELRAVIPYAHSPSVRKLSKIATLLLAKNYILMQAQALEEMRRLVAYLNQGQAISAASLPSSAAAAAAAAAALHPALGAYEQAAGYPFSAGLPPATSCPEKCAIFNSVSSSLCKQCTEKP; encoded by the coding sequence ATGGAGCGGGCGCTGGGGCTGCCCGCAGAAGAGGACCTCTTCCACAAGAGCCTCGCCGCCTCGGCCAAGCGCATGGAGTCCGCCTTCCGCTCGCCCCCGGGGCTCGACCTCTCCCACCCCCGCGACCGCCAGCCCTCGCCGCTCGCCTGCTACGAGGCGGCGGAGCCCGAGGCGCTGCTGCAGCCCGGCGTCGGCGGCGACCCGCTGGCGCTACCGCCGGGCTCCGTCTGCGTCAAGTACGGCGAGAGCGCCAGCCGCAGCTCGGTGGCCGAGAGCAGCGGCGGCGAGCAGAGCCCCGACGACGACAGCGACGGCCGCTGCGAGCTGGTGCTGCGCGGCGCCGGGGGGGACCCGCGCGTCGCCTcgccggcggcgggcggcggcggcggcggggggggcggggggctgaAGGCGGCCGAGGGCGGCTGTTCCAACAGCCACGGGCACGGCGGCAGCAAGAAGTCCAAGGAGCAGAAGGCGCTGCGCCTCAACATCAACGCGCGGGAGCGGCGGCGGATGCACGACCTGAACGACGCGCTGGACGAGCTGCGGGCGGTCATCCCCTACGCGCACAGCCCCTCGGTGCGGAAGCTCTCCAAGATCGCCACGCTCCTCCTGGCCAAGAACTACATCCTGATGCAGGCGCAGGCCCTGGAGGAGATGCGGCGCCTGGTGGCTTATCTCAACCAGGGCCAGGCCATCTCGGCcgcctccctgcccagctccgccgcggcggcggcggcggcggcggcggcgctgcaCCCCGCCCTCGGCGCCTACGAGCAGGCAGCTGGCTACCCCTTCAGCGCCGGGCTGCCCCCCGCCACCTCCTGCCCGGAGAAATGTGCCATTTTCAACAGCGtctcctccagcctctgcaAACAGTGCACGGAGAAGCCTTAa